The segment ACGTTTCTCGCATCCACTTCGAGGGCGGATCGATCCTGCGGACCTCCCGCGCCAATCCGACCAAGACCCCCGACCGCCTGCGTCAGACGGTAGAATCCTTGCACCAGCTTGGCTTGGATTACCTGATCACCATAGGCGGCGACGATACAGCGTACGCAGCCAGTGTGCTGGCCTCCCATCCGGAAAATCGCGTCAAGATTGCCCATGTGCCTAAGACCATCGACAATGACCTGCCCCTACCCGGCAACATCCCGACCTTCGGCTACCAGACAGCGCGCCACCTTGGGGCTCAGCTGGTCCGGAATCTGATGGAGGACAGCCGCACCACCAATCGCTGGTACATCGTGGTGTCCATGGGACGCAAGGCCGGACACCTCGCTCTGGGGATCGGCAAGGCGGCCGGAGCCACCCTCACCATCATCGCCGAGGAGTTCGACAACCGGCAGATCACCATCAAGGAGGTCTGCGACGTCATCGAGGGCTCGATCATCAAGCGCAAGGCACGTGGGCGCGACGATGGGCTGTGCGTGGTGGCCGAAGGCATTGCCGAGCACTTCAGCAAGGAGGAACTCGCCAAGATCCCGGGAATGATCTTGGAATACGACGACTTCGGAAACATCCGCCTCGCCGAAGTGGAGCTCGGCAAGATCCTCAAGCTGGAACTTGAACGGCGCTTCAAGGAGCGTGGCGACAAGCTGCAGATCGTGGAGATCAACATCGGCTACGAGCTGCGTTCGGCGCCGCCTATCCCGTTCGACCAGGAGTACACGCGCGACCTGGGCTACAGCGCCGTCCGGTACCTCCTGAGCCTGCCTCCTGAGGACAAAGGAGGCGCCCTCATCTGCGTCGACGCCGGCAAGCTCGTTCCCATGCGCTTCCAGGACATCATCGATCCTGCCACGGGCAAGACGCGTGTGCGGATGGTGGACGTGAAGACGGAGTCCTACCAGGTCGCTCGCAATTACATGATCCGCCTGGAGCGCGAGGACTTCGAGGATCCGGAGGAGCTGGCGCGTCTGGCAGCTGTGGCAAAGATGACCCCCGAGCAGTTCAAGCAGCGTTTCGGCTACCTCGTCGGGATCACCGCCTGAGGCGGTCCTGAGGAACATCCATCGAGACATTCGCGCCCCTCTTCGGGACCCGGCCTTTGGGCCGGGTCCTTTTGTCCTCCTTCGGCCGGATCGGGGAAGCCCAAACGGCTCGCCCCGGTGGAGAGCCCGCCCCAGCAGACCATGGCCGCCGGGATTGACCTTGACTTTGAGCGGGGGTTTTGCTAAAATAAGCGGCTTCAAAATTAAGAAGTTGGACCAGCCGGCGAGGGACCTATGGCGAAGAGGTACCAAAACTTCATCGGCGGCCGATGGGTCGACTCCACGAGCGGGGAAACCTTCGAGAACCGCAATCCGGCCAACTGGGACGAAGTGATCGGCACTTTCCCGAAGTCGAACCAAGAGGACGTGAACCTGGCCGTGGACGCGGCACGGCGTGCCTTTCCGAAGTGGAAGGCCGTGCCAGTCCCCGAGCGCGGTGAGATCCTGAAGCGAGCCGGCGATCTCTTGACGGCGCGAAAGGAAGAGATCGCGCGCCTCATGACGCGGGAGATGGGGAAAATCCTCGTCGAGGCAAGAGGCGACGTCCAGGAAGGGATCGACACCGCCTACTACGCATTCGGAGAGGGCCGTAGGTTCTTCGGACACACGGTCCCCTCCGAATTGCCGAACAAGTTCAACATGACCGTGCGCATGCCTGTGGGGGTAGCGGGCATCATTACGCCCTGGAATTTCCCGATGGCCATTCCTGCCTGGAAGATCTTCCCCGCCCTCCTCTGCGGCAACACGGTGGTTTTCAAACCGGCAAGCGATACCCCGGCCACTGCCAACGCCTTGGTGGAGATTCTCCTCGAAGCGGGAGTGATGCCCGAGGCGATCAATCTGGTCCACGGTAGCGGGACCACTGTCGGCATGGCCATCGTGCGTCATCCCGGGGTCGACCTCATCTCCTTCACCGGATCGTCGGCCGTGGGGAAGATCATCAATGCGGAGGCGGGGAAAGACCTCAAGCGCGTGAGCCTTGAGCTGGGTGGCAAGAACGCCCAGATCGTCATGGACGACGCTGATCTGGAGCTTGCTCTCGAAGGGGTGCTGTGGGGTGCCTTTGGCACCACCGGACAGCGCTGCACAGCCACAAGCCGGCTCATCTTGCACGAGAAGATTCACGATCGCTTCGTCGAGATGCTGGTGGAGCGGGCCCGCAAGATCAAGATCGGGAACGGGCTGGACGAGAGCGTGCAAATGGGGCCCGTCATCAACCAGG is part of the candidate division KSB1 bacterium genome and harbors:
- a CDS encoding 6-phosphofructokinase, which encodes VSRIHFEGGSILRTSRANPTKTPDRLRQTVESLHQLGLDYLITIGGDDTAYAASVLASHPENRVKIAHVPKTIDNDLPLPGNIPTFGYQTARHLGAQLVRNLMEDSRTTNRWYIVVSMGRKAGHLALGIGKAAGATLTIIAEEFDNRQITIKEVCDVIEGSIIKRKARGRDDGLCVVAEGIAEHFSKEELAKIPGMILEYDDFGNIRLAEVELGKILKLELERRFKERGDKLQIVEINIGYELRSAPPIPFDQEYTRDLGYSAVRYLLSLPPEDKGGALICVDAGKLVPMRFQDIIDPATGKTRVRMVDVKTESYQVARNYMIRLEREDFEDPEELARLAAVAKMTPEQFKQRFGYLVGITA
- a CDS encoding aldehyde dehydrogenase family protein — its product is MAKRYQNFIGGRWVDSTSGETFENRNPANWDEVIGTFPKSNQEDVNLAVDAARRAFPKWKAVPVPERGEILKRAGDLLTARKEEIARLMTREMGKILVEARGDVQEGIDTAYYAFGEGRRFFGHTVPSELPNKFNMTVRMPVGVAGIITPWNFPMAIPAWKIFPALLCGNTVVFKPASDTPATANALVEILLEAGVMPEAINLVHGSGTTVGMAIVRHPGVDLISFTGSSAVGKIINAEAGKDLKRVSLELGGKNAQIVMDDADLELALEGVLWGAFGTTGQRCTATSRLILHEKIHDRFVEMLVERARKIKIGNGLDESVQMGPVINQAQRDVIHKYVQIGLEEGAKLVLGGHYYEEGECKKGWFYAPTIFVDVKPTMRIAQEEIFGPVLSVLRVGSLEEAIDVLNGTRYGLSSSIYTRDVNAAYRAIRDIEAGITYINGPTIGAECHMPFGGVKETGNGHREGGWAAYEFFSEVKTVYVDFSGKLQRAQIDNR